In one window of Canis aureus isolate CA01 chromosome 36, VMU_Caureus_v.1.0, whole genome shotgun sequence DNA:
- the DNAJB2 gene encoding dnaJ homolog subfamily B member 2 isoform X2, with protein MASYYDILDVPRSASADDIKKAYRRKALQWHPDKNPDNKEFAERKFKEVAEAYEVLSDKHKREIYDRYGREGLTGAGTGPSRAEPGGGGPGFTFTFRSPEEVFREFFGSGDPFAELFDDLGPFSELQSRGSRPSGPFFTFSSSFPGHSDFSSSSFSFSPGAGAFRSVSTSTTFVQGHRITTRRIMENGQERVEVEEDGQLKSVTINGVPDDLALGLELSRREQQQSVTSRSGGTQVRQTPASHPSDSDLSEDDEDLQLAMAYSLSEMEAAGKKPADVF; from the exons ATGGCATCCTACTACGACATCCTAGACGTGCCGCGAAGTGCGTCCGCTGACGACATCAAGAAGGC ATATCGCCGGAAGGCCCTTCAGTGGCACCCGGACAAGAACCCGGATAATAAAGAATTTGCTGAGAGGAAGTTCAAGGAGGTGGCCGAGGCATATGAAGTGCTGTCAGACA AGCATAAGCGGGAAATCTACGACCGTTATGGCCGGGAAGGGCTGACTGGGGCAG GAACTGGCCCATCCCGGGCAGAACCTGGTGGCGGTGGGCCCGGCTTCACCTTCACCTTCCGCAGCCCCGAGGAGGTTTTCCGGGAGTTCTTTGGGAGTGGAGACCCTTTCGCGGAGCTCTTTG ATGACCTGGGCCCCTTCTCAGAGCTTCAGAGCCGGGGTTCCCGACCCTCGGGCCCCTTCttcaccttctcttcctcctttcctgggCACTCTG atttctcctcctcctctttctccttcagtCCTGGGGCTGGTGCTTTTCGCTCTGTTTCTACATCCACCACCTTTGTCCAAGGACACCGCATCACGACACGCAG AATCATGGAGAACGGGCAGGAACGGGTGGAAGTGGAAGAAGATGGACAGCTGAAGTCAGTCACAATCAATG GTGTCCCAGATGACCTGGCGCTGGGCTTGGAGCTGAGCCGTCGTGAGCAGCAACAGTCTGTCACCTCCAGGTCCGGGGGCACGCAGGTTCGGCAgactcctgcctcccacccctctgACAGCGATCTCTCCGAGGATGACGAGGACCTGCAGCTCGCCATGGCCTACAGCCTGTCAGAGATGGAGGCGGCTGGGAAGAAACcggcag ATGTGTTCTGA
- the DNAJB2 gene encoding dnaJ homolog subfamily B member 2 isoform X1 has protein sequence MASYYDILDVPRSASADDIKKAYRRKALQWHPDKNPDNKEFAERKFKEVAEAYEVLSDKHKREIYDRYGREGLTGAGTGPSRAEPGGGGPGFTFTFRSPEEVFREFFGSGDPFAELFDDLGPFSELQSRGSRPSGPFFTFSSSFPGHSDFSSSSFSFSPGAGAFRSVSTSTTFVQGHRITTRRIMENGQERVEVEEDGQLKSVTINGVPDDLALGLELSRREQQQSVTSRSGGTQVRQTPASHPSDSDLSEDDEDLQLAMAYSLSEMEAAGKKPAACPRPRD, from the exons ATGGCATCCTACTACGACATCCTAGACGTGCCGCGAAGTGCGTCCGCTGACGACATCAAGAAGGC ATATCGCCGGAAGGCCCTTCAGTGGCACCCGGACAAGAACCCGGATAATAAAGAATTTGCTGAGAGGAAGTTCAAGGAGGTGGCCGAGGCATATGAAGTGCTGTCAGACA AGCATAAGCGGGAAATCTACGACCGTTATGGCCGGGAAGGGCTGACTGGGGCAG GAACTGGCCCATCCCGGGCAGAACCTGGTGGCGGTGGGCCCGGCTTCACCTTCACCTTCCGCAGCCCCGAGGAGGTTTTCCGGGAGTTCTTTGGGAGTGGAGACCCTTTCGCGGAGCTCTTTG ATGACCTGGGCCCCTTCTCAGAGCTTCAGAGCCGGGGTTCCCGACCCTCGGGCCCCTTCttcaccttctcttcctcctttcctgggCACTCTG atttctcctcctcctctttctccttcagtCCTGGGGCTGGTGCTTTTCGCTCTGTTTCTACATCCACCACCTTTGTCCAAGGACACCGCATCACGACACGCAG AATCATGGAGAACGGGCAGGAACGGGTGGAAGTGGAAGAAGATGGACAGCTGAAGTCAGTCACAATCAATG GTGTCCCAGATGACCTGGCGCTGGGCTTGGAGCTGAGCCGTCGTGAGCAGCAACAGTCTGTCACCTCCAGGTCCGGGGGCACGCAGGTTCGGCAgactcctgcctcccacccctctgACAGCGATCTCTCCGAGGATGACGAGGACCTGCAGCTCGCCATGGCCTACAGCCTGTCAGAGATGGAGGCGGCTGGGAAGAAACcggcag CCTGCCCCAGGCCTCGGGACTAG
- the DNAJB2 gene encoding dnaJ homolog subfamily B member 2 isoform X3 has translation MASYYDILDVPRSASADDIKKAYRRKALQWHPDKNPDNKEFAERKFKEVAEAYEVLSDKHKREIYDRYGREGLTGAGTGPSRAEPGGGGPGFTFTFRSPEEVFREFFGSGDPFAELFDFSSSSFSFSPGAGAFRSVSTSTTFVQGHRITTRRIMENGQERVEVEEDGQLKSVTINGVPDDLALGLELSRREQQQSVTSRSGGTQVRQTPASHPSDSDLSEDDEDLQLAMAYSLSEMEAAGKKPAACPRPRD, from the exons ATGGCATCCTACTACGACATCCTAGACGTGCCGCGAAGTGCGTCCGCTGACGACATCAAGAAGGC ATATCGCCGGAAGGCCCTTCAGTGGCACCCGGACAAGAACCCGGATAATAAAGAATTTGCTGAGAGGAAGTTCAAGGAGGTGGCCGAGGCATATGAAGTGCTGTCAGACA AGCATAAGCGGGAAATCTACGACCGTTATGGCCGGGAAGGGCTGACTGGGGCAG GAACTGGCCCATCCCGGGCAGAACCTGGTGGCGGTGGGCCCGGCTTCACCTTCACCTTCCGCAGCCCCGAGGAGGTTTTCCGGGAGTTCTTTGGGAGTGGAGACCCTTTCGCGGAGCTCTTTG atttctcctcctcctctttctccttcagtCCTGGGGCTGGTGCTTTTCGCTCTGTTTCTACATCCACCACCTTTGTCCAAGGACACCGCATCACGACACGCAG AATCATGGAGAACGGGCAGGAACGGGTGGAAGTGGAAGAAGATGGACAGCTGAAGTCAGTCACAATCAATG GTGTCCCAGATGACCTGGCGCTGGGCTTGGAGCTGAGCCGTCGTGAGCAGCAACAGTCTGTCACCTCCAGGTCCGGGGGCACGCAGGTTCGGCAgactcctgcctcccacccctctgACAGCGATCTCTCCGAGGATGACGAGGACCTGCAGCTCGCCATGGCCTACAGCCTGTCAGAGATGGAGGCGGCTGGGAAGAAACcggcag CCTGCCCCAGGCCTCGGGACTAG